The following proteins are co-located in the Paralichthys olivaceus isolate ysfri-2021 chromosome 2, ASM2471397v2, whole genome shotgun sequence genome:
- the LOC109635531 gene encoding protein phosphatase 1 regulatory subunit 12B-like: MSSLLSHNKDQPHIRKSLSDSSPTSSAATTRSLRHERLSRLSSSGSSDVSNDTTTNHAESYFLRRENRLSARKKAVEETENNDYKKMFEKALATNQRLKSKLETSKQELVMIQDQLQRAQKGRAGDCGSTVLEAEKKESWSLKKKITDMEEQLKVKAELKMENQRLKDENGALIRVITKLSK, translated from the exons ATGTCATCTCTACTTTCTCACAACAAAGATCAGCCGCACATTAGAAAGTCGCTCTCTGACTCTTCTCCGACTTCTTCCGCTGCCACCACCAGGAGCCTGAGG CATGAAAGACTGTCAAG attgaGCTCATCTGGATCGTCTGATGTTTCCAAcgacacaacaacaaaccacGCAGAGTCCTACTTCTTACGCAGAGAGAACAGACTGTCTGCGAGGAAAAAGGCAgtggaagagacagaaaacaatgacTATAAAAAg ATGTTTGAAAAGGCCCTGGCCACAAATCAAAGGCTCAAATCCAAGTTGGAAACAAGTAAACAGGAACTCGTCATGATTCAGGACCAGCTGCAGAGAGCTCAG AAGGGAAGAGCAGGAGATTGTGGCTCCACTGTGCTCGAGGCAGAGAAGAAG GAAAGCTGGAgtcttaaaaagaaaataacagatatgGAAGAACAGTTGAAG GTTAAAGCAGAGCTTAAGATGGAGAACCAGAGACTGAAGGATGAAAATGGAGCTTTAATCCGTGTCATCACCAAACTGTCCAAGTGA
- the LOC138411867 gene encoding calphotin-like isoform X2, whose protein sequence is MAPVRDWLKDRPWVSHFVPHLVTVERRLQDILSSPTPPADPSLGTRLAFGDPRSLRRNATARGGRRRGAPSLSFHPSPPVNRQQPQFGISWILAEATHVPASGVPADVTHVPASGILADATHVPASGVPADVTHVPASGIPADATHVPASGVPADVTHVPASGIPADATHVPASGVPADVTHVPASGILADATHVPASGVPADVTHVPASGIPADATHVPASGVPADVTHVPASGIPADATHVPASGVPADATHVPVSEVAVPVPAPRSGVQAVVSPVPAPRLRVTASGSPVPVPAPRSGVQAVVSPVPVPRLRVTASGSPVPVPAPRLGVQAVVSPVPVPRLRDTASGSPVPVPAPRSGVQAVVSPVPVPRLRVTASGSPVPVPAPRLGVQAVVSPVPVPRLRVTASGSPVPVPAPRLGVQAVVSPVPVPRLRVTASGSPVPVPAPRLGVQAVVSPVPVPRLRVTASGSSVPVPAPRSGVQAVVSPVPAPRLRVTASGSPVPVPAPRSGVQAVVSPVPVPRLRVTASGSPVPVPAPRLGVQAVVSPVPVPRLRVAASSSPVPVPVPRLRVTASGSPVPAPRSGVQAVVSPVPVPRLRVTASGSPVPVPRMRVSPGSASVPVPVPVPRMRVSPGSASVPVPVPVPRMRVSPGSASVPVPVPRMRVSPGSASVPVPVPRSRVRLAPAQLGRRSLSSPPVQRRQLSSSPGQRQQRHRSSPPECRPQRQLLSSPEPPVSQQQPQLLSSPVPPVSQQQPQLLSSPEPPVSQQQPQLLSSPEPPVSQQQPQRHLLSSPEPPVSQQQPQLLSSPEPPVSQQQPQLLSSPEPPVSQQQPQLLSSPEPPVSQQQPQLLSSPEPPVSQQQPQLLSSPEPPVSQQQPQLLSSPVPPVSQQQPQLLSSPEPSVSQQQPQLLSSPELPLTGLQKQLIFPEPLGSVSDRPPGRPPEPPGSVSDRPPGRPPEPPGSVSDRPPGRPPEPPASVSDRPPGRPPEPPGSVSDRPPGRPPEPRVLTLTGLRVEPRALFQIPTLLPPLSVSSLVLVLIQFWTVWNPVLKGEVLSQFCIFFVPLLCSPRPSLCSTR, encoded by the exons ATGGCACCGGTGCGGGATTGGCTTAAGGACAGACCCTGggtcagccactttgtcccgcACCTGGTGACCGTAGAGAGGAGACTACAGgacatcctctcatccccaaCTCCCCCTGCAGATCCCTCCCTCGGCACCCGCCTGGCTTTTGGTGACCCCCGTAGTCTGCGTAGAAACGCTACGGCGCGAGGCGGGCGCCGGAGGGGAGCCCCCTCACTcagtttccatccatctccaccagtTAACAGGCAGCAACCTCAATTCGGAATATCGTGGATTCTGGCAGAAGcaacccacgttccagcgtcgggggtcccggctgacgtcactcatgttccggcgtcggggatcctggcagatgctacccacgttccagcgtcgggggttccggctgacgtcactcatgttccggcgtcggggatcccggcagatgctacccacgttccagcgtcgggggtcccggctgacgtcactcatgttccggcgtcggggatcccggcagatgctacccacgttccagcgtcgggggtcccggctgacgtcactcatgttccggcgtcggggatcctggcagatgctacccacgttccagcgtcgggggttccggctgacgtcactcatgttccggcgtcggggatcccggcagatgctacccacgttccagcgtcgggggtcccggctgacgtcactcatgttccggcgtcggggatcccggcagatgctacccacgttccagcgtcgggggtcccggcagatgctacccacgttccggTTTCGGAGGTCgccgttcctgttcctgccccacggtcgggggttcaagcagtcgtctcgccagttcctgcccctcggctgagggttacggcgagcggctctccagttcctgttcctgccccacggtcgggggttcaagcagtcgtctcgccagttcctgtccctcggctgagggttacggcgagcggctctccagttcctgttcctgccccacgtttgggggttcaagcagtcgtctcgccagttcctgtccctcggctgagggatacggcgagcggctctccagttcctgttcctgccccacggtcgggggttcaagcagtcgtctcgccagttcctgtccctcggctgagggttacggcgagcggctctccagttcctgttcctgccccacgtttgggggttcaagcagtcgtctcgccagttcctgtccctcggctgagggttacggcgagcggctctccagttcctgttcctgccccacgtttgggggttcaagcagtcgtctcgccagttcctgtccctcggctgagggttacggcgagcggctctccagttcctgttcctgccccacgtttgggggttcaagcagtcgtctcgccagttcctgtccctcggctgagggttacggcgagcggctcttcagttcctgttcctgccccacggtcgggggttcaagcagtcgtctcgccagttcctgcccctcggctgagggttacggcgagcggctctccagttcctgttcctgccccacggtcgggggttcaagcagtcgtctcgccagttcctgtccctcggctgagggttacggcgagcggctctccagttcctgttcctgccccacgtttgggggttcaagcagtcgtctcgccagttcctgtccctcggctgagggttgcGGCGAGcagctctccagttcctgttcctgtccctcggctgagggttacggcgagcggctctccagttcctgccccacggtcgggggttcaagcagtcgtctcgccagttcctgtccctcggctgagggttacggcgagcggctctcctgttcctgtcccacggatgcgggtctcgcctggctccgcttcagttcctg ttcctgttcctgtcccacggatgcgggtctcgcctggctccgcttcagttcctg ttcctgttcctgtcccacggatgcgggtctcgcctggctccgcttcagttccggTTCCGGTCCCACGGATGCgagtctcgcctggctccgcttcagttcctgttcctgtcccacggtcgAGGGTTAGGCTGGCGCCGGCACAGCTGGGGCGGCGGTCGCTGTCGTCTCCTCCGGTGCAGCGACGGCAGCTGTCGTCTTCTCCGGGACAGCGACAGCAGCGTCATCGGTCATCTCCTCCTGAGTGTCGACCTCAGcgtcagctgctatcttctcccgagcctcctgtgtcacagcagcaacctcagctgctatcttctccagtgcctcctgtgtcacagcagcagcctcagctgctatcttctccagagcctcctgtgtcacagcagcagcctcagctgctatcttctccagagcctcctgtgtcacaacAGCAGCCTCAGCGTCACCTGCTATCTTCTcccgagcctcctgtgtcacagcagcagcctcagctgctatcttctcccgagcctcctgtgtcacagcagcagcctcagctgctatcttctccagagcctcctgtgtcacagcagcagcctcagctgctatcttctcccgagcctcccgtgtcacagcagcagccccagctgctatcttctccagaacctcctgtgtcacagcagcagcctcagctgctatcttctccagagcctcctgtgtcacagcagcagcctcagctgctatcttctccagtgcctcctgtgtcacagcagcagcctcagctgctatcttctccagagccttctgtgtcacagcagcagccccagctgctatcttccCCAGAACTTCCTTTGACTGGActgcagaagcagctgattttcCCTGAGCCCCTGGGCtctgtttctgaccggcctccgggccgcccgcccgagcccccgggctctgtttctgaccggcctccgggccgcccgcccgagcccccgggctcagtttctgaccggcctccgggccgcccgcccgagcccccggcctctgtttctgaccggccgccgggccgcccgcccgagcccccggggtcagtttctgaccggcctccgggtcgcccgcccgagccccgtGTTCTGACTTTGACTGGCCTCCGGGTCGAGCCCCGTGCTCTGTTCCAGATTCCCACCCTCCTCCCACCCCTCTCAGTTTCAAGTTTAGTCcttgttttaattcagttttggaCCGTCTGGAATCCGGTCCTTAAGGGGGAGgttctgtcacagttttgtattttctttgtccctctcctgtgttcccctcgtccctcgctatgttccacccggtga
- the LOC138411867 gene encoding calphotin-like isoform X1 has translation MAPVRDWLKDRPWVSHFVPHLVTVERRLQDILSSPTPPADPSLGTRLAFGDPRSLRRNATARGGRRRGAPSLSFHPSPPVNRQQPQFGISWILAEATHVPASGVPADVTHVPASGILADATHVPASGVPADVTHVPASGIPADATHVPASGVPADVTHVPASGIPADATHVPASGVPADVTHVPASGILADATHVPASGVPADVTHVPASGIPADATHVPASGVPADVTHVPASGIPADATHVPASGVPADATHVPVSEVAVPVPAPRSGVQAVVSPVPAPRLRVTASGSPVPVPAPRSGVQAVVSPVPVPRLRVTASGSPVPVPAPRLGVQAVVSPVPVPRLRDTASGSPVPVPAPRSGVQAVVSPVPVPRLRVTASGSPVPVPAPRLGVQAVVSPVPVPRLRVTASGSPVPVPAPRLGVQAVVSPVPVPRLRVTASGSPVPVPAPRLGVQAVVSPVPVPRLRVTASGSSVPVPAPRSGVQAVVSPVPAPRLRVTASGSPVPVPAPRSGVQAVVSPVPVPRLRVTASGSPVPVPAPRLGVQAVVSPVPVPRLRVAASSSPVPVPVPRLRVTASGSPVPAPRSGVQAVVSPVPVPRLRVTASGSPVPVPRMRVSPGSASVPGPVPRLRVSPGSVSVPVPVPRMRVSPGSASVPVPVPVPRMRVSPGSASVPVPVPRMRVSPGSASVPVPVPRSRVRLAPAQLGRRSLSSPPVQRRQLSSSPGQRQQRHRSSPPECRPQRQLLSSPEPPVSQQQPQLLSSPVPPVSQQQPQLLSSPEPPVSQQQPQLLSSPEPPVSQQQPQRHLLSSPEPPVSQQQPQLLSSPEPPVSQQQPQLLSSPEPPVSQQQPQLLSSPEPPVSQQQPQLLSSPEPPVSQQQPQLLSSPEPPVSQQQPQLLSSPVPPVSQQQPQLLSSPEPSVSQQQPQLLSSPELPLTGLQKQLIFPEPLGSVSDRPPGRPPEPPGSVSDRPPGRPPEPPGSVSDRPPGRPPEPPASVSDRPPGRPPEPPGSVSDRPPGRPPEPRVLTLTGLRVEPRALFQIPTLLPPLSVSSLVLVLIQFWTVWNPVLKGEVLSQFCIFFVPLLCSPRPSLCSTR, from the exons ATGGCACCGGTGCGGGATTGGCTTAAGGACAGACCCTGggtcagccactttgtcccgcACCTGGTGACCGTAGAGAGGAGACTACAGgacatcctctcatccccaaCTCCCCCTGCAGATCCCTCCCTCGGCACCCGCCTGGCTTTTGGTGACCCCCGTAGTCTGCGTAGAAACGCTACGGCGCGAGGCGGGCGCCGGAGGGGAGCCCCCTCACTcagtttccatccatctccaccagtTAACAGGCAGCAACCTCAATTCGGAATATCGTGGATTCTGGCAGAAGcaacccacgttccagcgtcgggggtcccggctgacgtcactcatgttccggcgtcggggatcctggcagatgctacccacgttccagcgtcgggggttccggctgacgtcactcatgttccggcgtcggggatcccggcagatgctacccacgttccagcgtcgggggtcccggctgacgtcactcatgttccggcgtcggggatcccggcagatgctacccacgttccagcgtcgggggtcccggctgacgtcactcatgttccggcgtcggggatcctggcagatgctacccacgttccagcgtcgggggttccggctgacgtcactcatgttccggcgtcggggatcccggcagatgctacccacgttccagcgtcgggggtcccggctgacgtcactcatgttccggcgtcggggatcccggcagatgctacccacgttccagcgtcgggggtcccggcagatgctacccacgttccggTTTCGGAGGTCgccgttcctgttcctgccccacggtcgggggttcaagcagtcgtctcgccagttcctgcccctcggctgagggttacggcgagcggctctccagttcctgttcctgccccacggtcgggggttcaagcagtcgtctcgccagttcctgtccctcggctgagggttacggcgagcggctctccagttcctgttcctgccccacgtttgggggttcaagcagtcgtctcgccagttcctgtccctcggctgagggatacggcgagcggctctccagttcctgttcctgccccacggtcgggggttcaagcagtcgtctcgccagttcctgtccctcggctgagggttacggcgagcggctctccagttcctgttcctgccccacgtttgggggttcaagcagtcgtctcgccagttcctgtccctcggctgagggttacggcgagcggctctccagttcctgttcctgccccacgtttgggggttcaagcagtcgtctcgccagttcctgtccctcggctgagggttacggcgagcggctctccagttcctgttcctgccccacgtttgggggttcaagcagtcgtctcgccagttcctgtccctcggctgagggttacggcgagcggctcttcagttcctgttcctgccccacggtcgggggttcaagcagtcgtctcgccagttcctgcccctcggctgagggttacggcgagcggctctccagttcctgttcctgccccacggtcgggggttcaagcagtcgtctcgccagttcctgtccctcggctgagggttacggcgagcggctctccagttcctgttcctgccccacgtttgggggttcaagcagtcgtctcgccagttcctgtccctcggctgagggttgcGGCGAGcagctctccagttcctgttcctgtccctcggctgagggttacggcgagcggctctccagttcctgccccacggtcgggggttcaagcagtcgtctcgccagttcctgtccctcggctgagggttacggcgagcggctctcctgttcctgtcccacggatgcgggtctcgcctggctccgcttcagttcctggtcctgttccacggttgcgggtctcgccgggctccgtttcagttcctgttcctgtcccacggatgcgggtctcgcctggctccgcttcagttcctg ttcctgttcctgtcccacggatgcgggtctcgcctggctccgcttcagttccggTTCCGGTCCCACGGATGCgagtctcgcctggctccgcttcagttcctgttcctgtcccacggtcgAGGGTTAGGCTGGCGCCGGCACAGCTGGGGCGGCGGTCGCTGTCGTCTCCTCCGGTGCAGCGACGGCAGCTGTCGTCTTCTCCGGGACAGCGACAGCAGCGTCATCGGTCATCTCCTCCTGAGTGTCGACCTCAGcgtcagctgctatcttctcccgagcctcctgtgtcacagcagcaacctcagctgctatcttctccagtgcctcctgtgtcacagcagcagcctcagctgctatcttctccagagcctcctgtgtcacagcagcagcctcagctgctatcttctccagagcctcctgtgtcacaacAGCAGCCTCAGCGTCACCTGCTATCTTCTcccgagcctcctgtgtcacagcagcagcctcagctgctatcttctcccgagcctcctgtgtcacagcagcagcctcagctgctatcttctccagagcctcctgtgtcacagcagcagcctcagctgctatcttctcccgagcctcccgtgtcacagcagcagccccagctgctatcttctccagaacctcctgtgtcacagcagcagcctcagctgctatcttctccagagcctcctgtgtcacagcagcagcctcagctgctatcttctccagtgcctcctgtgtcacagcagcagcctcagctgctatcttctccagagccttctgtgtcacagcagcagccccagctgctatcttccCCAGAACTTCCTTTGACTGGActgcagaagcagctgattttcCCTGAGCCCCTGGGCtctgtttctgaccggcctccgggccgcccgcccgagcccccgggctctgtttctgaccggcctccgggccgcccgcccgagcccccgggctcagtttctgaccggcctccgggccgcccgcccgagcccccggcctctgtttctgaccggccgccgggccgcccgcccgagcccccggggtcagtttctgaccggcctccgggtcgcccgcccgagccccgtGTTCTGACTTTGACTGGCCTCCGGGTCGAGCCCCGTGCTCTGTTCCAGATTCCCACCCTCCTCCCACCCCTCTCAGTTTCAAGTTTAGTCcttgttttaattcagttttggaCCGTCTGGAATCCGGTCCTTAAGGGGGAGgttctgtcacagttttgtattttctttgtccctctcctgtgttcccctcgtccctcgctatgttccacccggtga